The window TAACTTGAATCTGAGTCATAAACATCCATAAAGATAGCACAGTGAAAGAACTGATAATCAGATTTGCAAATAATCCAAGTTGAAGTTTAAACaaagagaacaaagcaaaatagattcacattgagatctttttgatattttttattctgtagTCAGTAGGTTATTAGATGGCAAGCGTGCCTGATAGCATCATATATATTCAACTGAAATCTTTCTATAGAAAACAGTTGGCTGATGGCAAAATAAAATAccactctcttttctctcatcaggttgatccttaaaaaaaaaaaaaaatctatccagtAAAGGGCTttcatgaagaaattaaagagagaaattacAAGTAAGAGAAAAACTAGGAATTATACGCTGGAGAAACCACCACCTAAAATAACTGTATGGAGTAAGACACAAAGAGTGAATACATCTGAAAGAATTTTTACTTACTATgatattttctgcccattttttcatcGTAAAGACTgctaaggaagagagaatatagtttTCTAGAGAAAGAACGAGTGTAATGTAAAAATGGAGACCACAGTTTCTGAAATTCAAGTTGAAAGCAAGGATGAGAAGAGACCAACAGAAGTTAGTCCTCAAGATGAGAGGCAAGAGGAAAGAGCATCAGTGCTTTGcttcaagagaagaaagaaagcaaccAAAGCAATGAAGCCCAAGGCTAGCTCTGAAGCTGCTGGGGCAACAATGAAGTGTCCACCAGAAGCAGAAGCTTCCGATCAGCCACAGCCCCCAGGGGGTGCCTGGGCCTCAATCAAACGTCTTGTAACACGCAGGAAAAGGTCAGAATCTTCAAAGCAGCAAAAGCTCTTTGAGGCTAaagtacaacctgaaatcagtGCTGAGGATGCTGATCTTtctaagaaaaaggcaaaatccGGACTTAAGATTCCTTGCATAAAATTctcaaaaggagagaaaagaagtaaTCATTCCAAAATTATAGAAGACTCAGACTGCAGCATCAGAGTCCAGGGAGAGGCAGAACATTTGGATACAAAAGCTGCAGCCCAATCAGATGACCAGGCAACAAAGACCAAGTTGCCCCAGGATGTAAGTAAAGACGTCTCACGGAAAGGAGGTGATGAGATCTGTGAACCAAAGGTGAGCAACAGCACAACTACACCTGGAGAAAAAGTGATTTCAGTAGAACTTGGGTTAGATACCAGGCATTCTGCTGTTCACCCAGGAACTCTAATCCTTGAAGGAGATACTGAAACGATTGAGGAAAAACAGAGTGTTCAACCCCCACAAGCAAGCGCACTTGAAACTTCAGAAACAGAACAGCCACCAGTGGTTTCCGATGTTCTTCCCTCACCTACAATCCCAGATCAGCAAATTGTGGAAGAAGCTAGAAGCAATATCCTAGAAAGTGAACCAAATTGGGAAGAGCACGAAAGTAGAGAAGTTGTAGCCGAGGAGAGTGAGCCTAAAGATACTGAACTGAGCCAGGAATCTGAGCTGAGAGAAAATGAGGTCACTGCAGAGAAACCCAAaccagaagaaagcaaaagaatggagccaattgctattattattacagaCACTGAAATCAGTGAATTTGATGTTAAGAAATCTAAAAATGTCCCTAAGCAATTCTTAATTTCTATTGAAAATGAGCAAGTAGGGGTTTTTGCTAATGATAGTGGTTTTGAGGGTAGAACTTCAGAACAGTATGAAACACTCTTAATAGAAACAGCTTCTTCTCTTGTTAAGAATGCCATCCAATTGTCTATAGAACAGCTGGTTAATGAAATGGCCTCTGatgataataaaatgaacaatctTCTACAGTGACTTAATTTCCAGATgatgagaggaaaagaaaaaaggcttaaTGCTaattattatacatatttgtGGCATTTCTTAATCAGTTACAAATGAGAGGTTTATCATCTGTGGAACTTAAAGGTACAGTTCCAGCCCAAAAATGCTAAAGAATTAAGTTTATAAAACTCTCCTACTACTGAAATGCAGTCACTTCTGGATTAGAGGAAGTCAATACAGATTACGATGGAAGTGACATACAGGGAGTTGCTAAAATGACATGTGGAAGTTGGGGTGCTTGGGGGAAGGAAgctgtatttattgagcatttatgaTATACCAGAAACTCTTTAATATTATCTGATGTCAAAAGCCCGGTTTTCTTTTGATAGTTCAATCCTGTATATAGGTTAACATCACATTCgattttcaaagctttttttttttttacagtgcacttttatgtttaaaatggtGAATAAGGTGAGCTATTTTTGTGAATGTGTGATTTACAGTTGTTACACTCATAGGCAGTAGtcttacctcaaaaaaaaaattgccttttcCTAATTTCAGCAGAATGTGCATATTTGAATTAAACATGAGTTTTTCTAGTCTTGCTTAAATACCATACAAAAGCCATTcacaatttatttcaaataattacCAAGTGCAAAGGTGTGGAAATAGGCAgtgcattttctctctccatctttcttctgcctcaaacCTGTCTAAATCTATTTCTACATGGGGTCATCTgctgaaaagttaaaaacaaaactgaaaaaactaaacaacagcaacagcaaaaaCAAGAAGAGTGAAATACTGTTTCTCATCCAGGAGAAGCAAACTGCCCGagtaacaaattatcacagatAACATAGGATTCATCTTGCAGGATTGCTTCTCTAGAGACCAAAATTTTCCACCTCTCCTCAAGGAGGGAATTCACAGCCAGCCCAGCAGTAAAAGTCCTAGGAAATCATAATAACTTAGTGCAAATATTactcatttttgaaaaagaatgagcCAAGTTCATAGTTGAATAAAAAGTGAAACACTATTGCTAAAgcacattatattttaatgtcaGTATTCTCTCATTGTGCCTATGTGTCAGGAGACACCAGTAACaaacattttacatgtattttgaaaattaactttttcATCAGTATTTTCAATCCAGCTAAtaccttaccaaaaaaaaaaaaaaaaatgaacttaataTAACAATGAGAAGGGCTTATTTGCATTTTATCTGGTCATTTAAATCATCAATCTCATCAATAGTTaccttttttttgaaaaaagtaattCCATTTCAATATTTCCTTGTGTGAAATGGCCATAATACTACAACACACTTCCCTACCTCACAGGTAAAGATCCAAATCGTATAGTCCACACTGTCTAAACTGAGGGACAATGCTGCTCTTACAGTATATGAAGTATAGAGCTTTCCACTTGAGTTGCAAGATATTTATTAAAGAGTATTTGTACATACTTGGAGAAAAGAGTGTACATTAGATGACTGTAAATGATCTGGTGACTTCTTACATTTTTTACGGATTATGTATAGAAAGTATATGCTAATTTGTCCTATAGaaccttctttgtttcttgctgTGAGTAAGTGCATCTTGAGACCTTTGGCAGAAAAACTTAATCTGACTTTGGAACCGAACCAAATAATGGATATGATTAGCAAGATTCTTTGCTAAAGTGCAAAATTATTCCCCCAGACTTTTCTACCTTCATGCCTATAAACTTGGGAGGATAAACCCACAAAAATCCTTCAATTTAGCAACACAAAAGTGGATTTTCAAAACATATGACCCAAGAAATGAATTTTAGTTGTacaatatttaaacattaaaaaaagactgCTAAGTCATTCTCCCTAAAAATACTCTTAATTCACTATATGTGGTGCTAATGGACTTGGATGGCTACCAGCaaatatcatatcatatataaaagtgaacaattttttaaaagctgatcaAAGTTGGTGCATTTTACAGTGTTTTAAGGAATCCTATCTTCATTTATTGCAAGAATGACTCAAGCCAATACACTTGCATTGTAAGTTTTTTAGtaatctctcatgaatgaaaacaaagtatAGCACTTATCagtgattaaaatattttggaaggaTTAGGCatatttggaagttttaaaaacagatatGAGATAAATATGtgtaattaattatttttgttaagaaaacAACTCTCTCTAGTCCTgggtttctacttttttttccactatggtttgatatatatttttggttaGAATGTATTGTAATTGACTGTTTTTGTGATAAAATGTGTACTCTACTTGCATTCATTCCTAACTGGTTCCTTCTTAATCTTTTCTATTGAGAATATCTGGTGGATTAAATAAATAGGATTCCAGTCTCAAAAAGGAATCCAGAAATTAATTGGTCTCAATCTGAGTATACCTGCCACATGGCCAAATCCTATTAAAGTGAACTCTAAGGTGATCTAAATTGTTTTGTTATAGAAATAAGCAGGAATCAGATAACTTGGAAGCCTCTTATAAAATACGTTTCATTtcgataatatttattttaagcaatTGGACCTTATATGCAAGgcattaaatgaatataaataggTCCCTATTCAGTTCCTACCCATTTGACataattaaaatgatcatttaaaagGTAATTTAGTAATACcacattaattttcatttaaatttgctGTGATAAATGCTGCCCTTTGAACTCAATTTACAAGGTGGGTTGCTTTATTGGATACTTGTTAATTTTTTCAGCATattatcttcttccttttaaGAGTCAAGTATTATTCACTTTGCTTTACAACCCAGTGAATATGAAAACCCTCTTCTATTTTATGGAGCACTATTCACTTAACATTTTCTCAAAGTACTTTATAGGATATAAAAATAGTACTGGGTAACATTTAAGTAAAGGtagcagaaaacaaaagaactttCAAACAGAAATCATGTTCCctgccacctcctccacctcAAAGAATAATAAGCATGTGGCACAAATGGAATTCTTCAGAAAAGCTGCCTGCATAATTTTCTTTCAAGGTAATGCATTTGACAGTACGAAGTTTGTAATGGTCTTAATTAATGGTCCACTATTTAGTGGAATCAAAGAAActgatttatttctgagagatCATCTTATTTCACCAGTGTCTGTAAAAAGCCTTACTGCTTAAGGTTGTTAAAGATACCGGGTATGGGAGGGCACCAGTCAAATCTGGCTTCTGCATGCAATCCAGAGTTAACTTCATAAATGTTTAACTTCAAGTTGCcttattttttatagttaaaGAGTTAATTTGCAGGGAGGGGGGTGGTTTgcagcagaatttttaaaataattgctagGCTTTAGAATCCCATTGTTTGGAAAAATCCTTTTAATGTCAACTTGATGCAGATCTATAGAGTCTTCTAATTTTATCTGATACTCAATACATCAGGGGTTGATTTTTCTGCCtgccatttctatattttttaaaagtcgttgtttatggtttcaggttctTTAGGTTCAAATTCCTATGATGTTTTATCATGTAACATAAGGTTTCTTATAcagaattcaaaattttaatagtACATTTTGTGgtacagttttgaaaaaaaattcttgtaatCCTTATTTAGTTACAAAAATCAAACAGAAGGAAGCTACATAAAATTTAGATGTCCTGATTAAATTCAGTTTGATTCAACATGTGTTGAGTATAACATATGCCCAACAATGTTTGTAAAGGAGACAGGCTTCCAGCCCTCCAAGAGCTCAAGCTAGGGAACAGCAACCAGAGGAACTGGGACAGTGATTAAGGCAAAGAGCCATAGGCAGTGCAGGATCATAGTGCCATAGAAGGGAGAATAAAGAGAGAGTGGTTAATTTGTCCATTGTGGGGAGGTGGGCAGTTTGAAAGCATCCAAATGCAGAGCAATTTGAAAGCATTGTTTCTAAATAGTTAAGCAGTTATGTTCATTATGATTTGTGAACAGGTGCAGAAAAAAAGCCTGCATAATGTTACATATTTATAGTAGTTCTTTGTCTGTAAAAATGTTAAGTGGATGAGCtattatgaaagtaaaaattccattttgtaaTTTCTCATTAAAGTTAGTACTATATGACTGGATCAGATgctaatatttaagaaatactcTGTAGAAAAAGGCTTCAActgaattaatatatgtatgaCTCAATATAGAATAAATATCGTAGTGgctcatgtttattttatttatgtaaatcttTTAAGAGAAAGGTGGCATATTTCCTAAAAGTATAAAGATCACACTGATGAAACTGTTGAGTTAGCACTACCAAAGATTTCTGCTCTGCTGATTGGGTGTTAGACTTTACAATGACATGCCTAGAAGAGCGCACTTCcagcaaagaaaaacacaaatatcttGAATTCAATTTCAGTGAAATGTCTATCCACCTACAGGGCATTTCTGACTTTGATGCCATCTATAAATTTGACAGAAGTGTACTTGTTTTCATCATCTCTTGCTATACTCATTAGTTGTCTTTTCTACATTATATTAACCTATCAAttgttagtaatttttttttaagattttatttatttgacacagagagagagagcaggtccccactgagcagagcctgacttggggctccatcccaggacccttggatcatgacctgagccaaaggcagatacttaactgacagagccaacCCGGGGCCctgaattattttcaatatttttggcTCTCCAGATAACTAAACAATCTTGATGTGAAAATGCTTAAATTATTCAGATGttgggcagcccgtgtggctcaggggtttagcgctgccttcagcccagggcctgatcttggagacccaggatcgatgtcaggctccctacatggagcttctctctctctctctctctctcatgaataaataaataaaatcttaaaaaactattCAGATGTTGCCTGCTAAAGCTGAGTGTTTCAA of the Canis lupus baileyi chromosome 9, mCanLup2.hap1, whole genome shotgun sequence genome contains:
- the AKAP5 gene encoding A-kinase anchor protein 5, yielding METTVSEIQVESKDEKRPTEVSPQDERQEERASVLCFKRRKKATKAMKPKASSEAAGATMKCPPEAEASDQPQPPGGAWASIKRLVTRRKRSESSKQQKLFEAKVQPEISAEDADLSKKKAKSGLKIPCIKFSKGEKRSNHSKIIEDSDCSIRVQGEAEHLDTKAAAQSDDQATKTKLPQDVSKDVSRKGGDEICEPKVSNSTTTPGEKVISVELGLDTRHSAVHPGTLILEGDTETIEEKQSVQPPQASALETSETEQPPVVSDVLPSPTIPDQQIVEEARSNILESEPNWEEHESREVVAEESEPKDTELSQESELRENEVTAEKPKPEESKRMEPIAIIITDTEISEFDVKKSKNVPKQFLISIENEQVGVFANDSGFEGRTSEQYETLLIETASSLVKNAIQLSIEQLVNEMASDDNKMNNLLQ